The genomic window AAATGGTTCCCGGATAGACGGGGCCTCGCGGTCGGCCTGGCGGTCGCCGGGTACGGCGGCGGCTCGGCCATCTTCGGCCCCCTGGCCGCAGCCTGGCTGATCCCGTCGTACGGGTGGCGGACGACCTTCATGGTCCTGGCAGTGATCTTCTTCGTCATGACGATGGTCGGGGCGTTCCTCCTCCAGAACCCGCCCGCCGGCTACCGGCCGGCCGGATGGACGCCGGCCCCGGCCACGGCCAAGGCCGCGGCAACGACCTACGAGTTCACCCCTGGCGAGGTGCTGAAGACGCCCAGCTTCTACTTCATGTGGGTCGCCTATGCGCTCGGCACCGCGGCGGGCCTCATGGTGATCAGCCAGCTGGTCCCCTTCGCGCGGAGCGTGGGGGTCCCGAGCGAGGCATTGGCCACCATGGGTCTCGTCATCGGGGCAGCGGGGAACGCCTCCGGCCGGATCCTCTCGGGCTGGATGTCCGATGCCCTCGGCCGGCTCAACGTCCTCAGGCTCATGATCGCGGTCTCGGCCATTGCCATGCCGATCCTGTACCACGTCGGCGGCAACATCGCGCTGCTGTACATCACGGTGTTCGTGGTGTACTGGTGCTACGGGACCCAACTGTCCGTGAACGCCTCCACGACCTCGGATTTCTGGGGGACCAAGAATGCAGGCGTGAACTACGGCCTGCTCTTTACCGCGTGGGGGATTGCGGGGATCATCGGCCCGCGGATCGGCGGGCGGATGTTCGACCTCTACCAGGACTACCGGGTCGCCTTCTACACCGCGGGAGTCCTCTGCGCGATCGCGTTTGTGTCCGAGCTGCTCGCGAAGCGTCCCGTTGCGCCGGTGACGGCGAAGGCCACGGCCTAGCTCCCGCGCAGGAGGCGACACCCTTCGCAGACCGAGGAGCCTCAGGGCTGAGGCTCGGATGAGTGGACGGAAAGAGCGGGGAGGCTTCAGGGCTTCCCCGCTCTTTGTTCATTCGACCCGGGAAATCGCTCGAGGCGTGCGATGGGCGAGGAGGGGTGATGGGAGGGCCCGGCCCCGAACAGCGGAAGGTCCCGCGGGTGTTTATCGCCCCTCAGGCTTTCCAGCGCCTGAAGCTGTATATCACTCTCTGCCCCTTCGAAGTTGGCGGCCTCGGAACCGTGGAGCCCTTCGGAGACGATCTCCGGGTGGCTGAGATCTTCCTCATCCGTCAACGGGCGTCCGACTCGGACACCGAGCTCGACCCCCAGGCGGTGGCAGATCACCTGCTCCGCACGGTCCAGGAGGGGAAGGATCCCGCCGCGCTTCGGGTCTGGTGGCACAGCCATGCCGAGGCGGACATCACGTGGAGCGAGACGGATGAGAAGACCATCGAGAGGCTGCAGATCGAGCGCCTCGTCTCCATCGTCGGGAACAAGCAGCACCAGTTCGGGTGCCGGCTCGATCAGTTCCTGCCGAAGCGGCTGACCTTCGATCGGCTCCCCCTCATCCCAACCCCCGACGGGAGCCCGGCCGACGAGGGGGCCCTCCGGCAGCAGGTCATGGTCGAACTGCGCGAGAAGGTGACCCTGATTCACCGGGAATACTCCGACGTCCCAGAGATCTTCTTCAATCCTTCCAGCACCCTCGAGATCCCCATCACTTTCGACGAGGCCGAACCGCCGCACCCGCACTGATCCTGCGTGGGTGAAATCGCTACACCGGGCCCGCCACCGGCGAGCGGAGGCTCACCGCAGGCAGGCGAGGAGCGCACGGCCTCAACAGGAGAGACCAGGGGGGGTTGGACAGGGGCTAGCCGGGAACCTTCCCGCAGAGCTGGCAGGTCAGGCCGCCCGACTGGCCCTGCACCCACTGATGGCGGGTGCAGGCGTCCTGGCGGTTCCGGCGGACTTCCTCGGCGTCGCGGTGAAGGAGATAGGCAAATCCATTCCCCAGCAGCACCGCTGCCAGGCTGAGGAAGACGGTGATCGTGCTGATGTCCGTCCAGGTGATCGCCATGGGATTCCCTCGGTGTTGAAAGAATTTGGAAAAGGCCGCACACGACACCATGATACCCGGGAGACTAGCAATTCGCATGCCACGCCGCTTCGGTCTGCCCCGCAATAGCCGAATGATTCCTCCACCACGGACGGCCCGGAGGGCCACACACCCACGCCTTCACCGACGCCGGCCGCCTCCGATTTCTTCACGGCCCGGGGAAACCGACGGAGGCCGGAGAACCCTGGGCACATGTTGCAGCGGAGCAACACCCGATGAGTGCCCGCCACAGGGACGGCCGCCCGATTGACCCTCCCGGGGGGCTCTGCTATGGTGGCCCTGCATCTTTTTGTTTTGTTCTAGATGCCTCGGGAACTGCTTTCGTTGCGGGTCCCCAGAGCTCCGCTGAGCGGGGGAGAGATTTGCCGAAGGGCCTCCGCCCGACCCTGCTCGCCCTCCCCATCCTCCTGGCGGCGACAACTCTCGCTGCAGGTCCCCCCTCCATCCCGATCGGCGCCGTAAACTCCCTGACCGGACGCTTCGCCCCCCAGGGGACAGCCATCCACCGGGGGATCGTGCTGGCCGTCGAGGAGGCCAACGCCGGCGGCGGGATAGGGGGCAGGTCGGTTCGCCTCCTCGTCCAGGATGACGAGGGCCGGCCGGAGCGGGCGCTGGCCGCCGCCGAAAGGCTGGCGGGCCGGGACGGCGCCGTGGGCCTGGTGGGGGGCTACGTGGACAGCCTCGTGGGCCCGGTGAGCGAGGTGGCGGAGCGCTACCGGGTCCCCTACGTCGCCACGGCCTCCCTGGACGAGCGGCTCACAGAGCGGGGGTACCGGTTCTTCTTCCGGGTGAGCAGCCTGGGAGGCTACGTGGAGGCCACGGTCGGCTTCCTCCAGCATCTGCTCAAGCCGCGGGCCGTCGCTCTCCTCTCGGCCAACACCCCCGGGGCGTCCCAGCTTGCCCTCCGGCAGCGCGAGGGGCTCCGCGCGGCCGGGATCGCCGTCCTCGTAGAGGACCAGTTTACCCCGGGCCTCAGCGACTTCGCCCCCCTGCTCAGCCGCGTCCGGGCCGGCGGGGCTCCGGTCCTGGTCTCCAACGCCTTCTTCGGCGACCACCTGGTTCTGGTCCGGCAGCTCCGGGCCCGGCAGCACCCCCTCGCAGCCTACCTGGGGACCTTCGGGATGGAGTTCCCCGAGGTCATCCGGGAGCTGGGCCCGGCGAGTGAGGGGCTGTTCGGGACCACCACCTGGGAGCCCGGGATCACGGCCCCCGGGACCGAGGAGGCCTCCCGTGCCTTCGTCGAGGCCTTCCAGCGGCGCTTCGGCGAGCCCCCTGCCCCGCTCGCCATGCACGGCTACGCCGGCGCACGAGCCCTGCTGGCGGCGCTGGCGGCGGCGCCAGGGGACCGCCTCACAGGGCCAGCCGTGCGCGAGGCGCTGGCCAGGGTGGATCTGATGCTTCCCATCGGGCGGGTGGCGTTCACGGGTACCGGGGACCCGCAGGACTACCGCCGGGTCGTGCTCCAGATCCAGGACGGACGGCACGTGGTCGTCTACCCGCCCGACCGGGCCACCGGACCGCCCCGCATCCCGACCCTCGGAGAGGAGAGGAGATAGCGCGGGTGCCTCTCCTCGAGGCCCTCCTGGCCGGCACTACCCAGGGGCTATTCTACGGGCTTCTGGCCGCCGGCTTTTCCCTCACCTTGGGCGTCGCCCGGACCTTCAATCTCGCCCACGGGGAGCTGGTGATCCTGGGGGCCTATGCCGGCCTCTGGCTGAACGCCTCCCTGGGCGTGGGACCGCTCATGGCCGTTCTTTTCGCGGCCCCTGTTGTCGCCGCATGGGCCTGGCCGGCCCGGGCGCTCCTGTCACGGGTCACGCCTCCCTACGAGCTCAAGGCCCTCACCCTCACCTTCGGCCTCTCCCTGCTCCTGCAGGACCTCATGCTCCTCCTCTTCTCGGCCGACTACCGGTTCCTCCGCTGGGAGGCCGGGGCAGCCGGCTGGCGGCTCCTGGGCATCCCGATCGGCGGGGCCCGCCTTACCGCCGCGGCGGCCGGCGGGGCCCTCCTGCTGGCCCTGCACCTGTTCCTCCAACGGACCCGGCCCGGCCGGGCGCTCCGGGCCACCTGCCAGGACGCGCGGGCAGCCGCCCTGATGGGCATCCCCGTGGAGCGGATGCAGGTGCTCGGCCTCGCGCTGGGCGGGGGGTTGGCCGGGGCGGCCGGGCCGCTCCTGGCGGGCCTGCAGTACGTCACCCCGACGGCGGGG from Candidatus Methylomirabilis sp. includes these protein-coding regions:
- a CDS encoding OFA family MFS transporter — translated: MEQGLNRWWRVVGGMSMNLALGALYAWSVFVAPLEKEFGWKRADVSMVFTIAVFVFGLSFILAGRMQDKLGPFKISIIGGTLVSIGFFACAYVNSLNAFFFWFGVMGGIGNGFGYATPIPVMAKWFPDRRGLAVGLAVAGYGGGSAIFGPLAAAWLIPSYGWRTTFMVLAVIFFVMTMVGAFLLQNPPAGYRPAGWTPAPATAKAAATTYEFTPGEVLKTPSFYFMWVAYALGTAAGLMVISQLVPFARSVGVPSEALATMGLVIGAAGNASGRILSGWMSDALGRLNVLRLMIAVSAIAMPILYHVGGNIALLYITVFVVYWCYGTQLSVNASTTSDFWGTKNAGVNYGLLFTAWGIAGIIGPRIGGRMFDLYQDYRVAFYTAGVLCAIAFVSELLAKRPVAPVTAKATA
- a CDS encoding ABC transporter substrate-binding protein, whose protein sequence is MPKGLRPTLLALPILLAATTLAAGPPSIPIGAVNSLTGRFAPQGTAIHRGIVLAVEEANAGGGIGGRSVRLLVQDDEGRPERALAAAERLAGRDGAVGLVGGYVDSLVGPVSEVAERYRVPYVATASLDERLTERGYRFFFRVSSLGGYVEATVGFLQHLLKPRAVALLSANTPGASQLALRQREGLRAAGIAVLVEDQFTPGLSDFAPLLSRVRAGGAPVLVSNAFFGDHLVLVRQLRARQHPLAAYLGTFGMEFPEVIRELGPASEGLFGTTTWEPGITAPGTEEASRAFVEAFQRRFGEPPAPLAMHGYAGARALLAALAAAPGDRLTGPAVREALARVDLMLPIGRVAFTGTGDPQDYRRVVLQIQDGRHVVVYPPDRATGPPRIPTLGEERR
- a CDS encoding branched-chain amino acid ABC transporter permease encodes the protein MPLLEALLAGTTQGLFYGLLAAGFSLTLGVARTFNLAHGELVILGAYAGLWLNASLGVGPLMAVLFAAPVVAAWAWPARALLSRVTPPYELKALTLTFGLSLLLQDLMLLLFSADYRFLRWEAGAAGWRLLGIPIGGARLTAAAAGGALLLALHLFLQRTRPGRALRATCQDARAAALMGIPVERMQVLGLALGGGLAGAAGPLLAGLQYVTPTAGAPLTVIALTLTIAGGVGRTDGLALAGLLFGLTEALVGALAGPAWREAWLFGTFLLLLQGRRIGLLRGRRGA